The proteins below come from a single Parageobacillus thermoglucosidasius genomic window:
- a CDS encoding ABC transporter substrate-binding protein, producing MWKKGWRWAVIGALSLLALSGCSSSDTKNIENVNVNELVLAVGGEPEEGFDPTTGWGHYGSPLFQSTLLKRDKHLNIVNDLATDYDISEDGKVWTVQLRKDVKFSDGKPLTAEDVKFTFDTAAKNASVIDLTNLKEVKVINDYTVTFTLKEPQSTFLYTLVTLGIVPKHAYGKDYAEHPIGSGPYKLVQWDKGQQVIVEANPEYYGKKPYFKKITFLFLNEDAAFAAAKAKEVDVAYIPSAFSKQKVPGMRLEAIKTVDNRGIMFPFVPSGDKTKDGYPIGNDVTADIAIRKAINVAIDRKALVEGVLEGYGTPAYTAVDGLPWWNEQTVFQDGDIEEAKKILSDAGWKDRDGDGIVEKGSLKAEFTLLYPSGDVTRQSLALAVADMVKPIGIKIHVEGKSWDDIKKLMHSNAVLFGFGSHDPTEMFNLYSSSYQGVDYYNPGFYSNPVVDKWFDKALKAKTEKEALEYWKKAQWDGKTGLSALGDAPYAWLVNIDHLYLVNERLDIGEQPIHPHGHGWPITSNIEEWKWMEQKK from the coding sequence GTGTGGAAAAAAGGATGGAGATGGGCTGTGATTGGAGCTTTATCGCTTCTGGCTTTATCCGGCTGTTCTTCTTCAGATACTAAAAACATAGAGAATGTTAATGTTAACGAGTTAGTGTTGGCAGTAGGTGGAGAACCAGAAGAAGGATTCGACCCGACAACCGGTTGGGGACACTACGGTTCCCCGTTGTTTCAAAGCACCTTGCTCAAGAGAGACAAACATTTGAATATTGTAAATGATCTGGCCACTGATTATGATATTAGCGAAGATGGGAAGGTTTGGACTGTTCAGCTACGTAAAGATGTCAAATTTTCCGATGGAAAACCTCTGACAGCCGAAGATGTGAAATTTACATTTGATACTGCTGCGAAAAACGCTTCTGTCATTGATTTGACGAATTTAAAGGAAGTAAAAGTGATAAATGATTATACAGTCACTTTTACATTAAAGGAACCACAATCCACATTTCTCTATACGCTTGTCACGCTAGGAATCGTTCCAAAACATGCTTATGGAAAAGACTACGCGGAACACCCAATCGGTTCCGGACCATACAAGCTTGTGCAATGGGATAAAGGTCAGCAGGTTATCGTTGAAGCGAATCCTGAATATTACGGAAAAAAACCTTATTTTAAAAAGATTACTTTTCTTTTTTTGAACGAGGATGCCGCATTCGCTGCAGCAAAAGCAAAAGAAGTAGATGTTGCCTATATACCTTCTGCTTTCAGTAAACAAAAAGTTCCAGGCATGCGTCTTGAAGCGATCAAAACCGTAGACAACCGTGGTATTATGTTTCCTTTCGTTCCTTCTGGCGATAAAACGAAAGATGGCTATCCAATCGGGAACGATGTGACGGCGGATATCGCCATTCGAAAAGCAATCAATGTAGCCATCGATCGTAAAGCATTGGTTGAAGGGGTATTAGAAGGTTACGGAACCCCTGCGTATACAGCTGTTGACGGTCTGCCATGGTGGAACGAACAGACGGTGTTCCAGGATGGGGATATTGAGGAGGCCAAAAAAATCCTTTCCGATGCTGGATGGAAAGATCGCGATGGTGATGGAATTGTAGAAAAAGGCTCCTTAAAGGCTGAGTTTACATTACTTTACCCTTCTGGTGATGTTACACGGCAATCATTGGCACTGGCGGTTGCAGATATGGTCAAACCGATTGGGATAAAAATCCATGTAGAAGGAAAAAGCTGGGATGACATAAAAAAACTGATGCATTCCAATGCCGTGCTTTTCGGTTTTGGCAGTCATGATCCGACGGAAATGTTCAACTTATACAGCAGTTCTTATCAAGGAGTTGATTATTATAATCCGGGTTTTTACAGTAATCCGGTTGTTGACAAATGGTTCGATAAAGCGCTGAAAGCAAAAACCGAGAAAGAAGCACTTGAATATTGGAAGAAGGCACAATGGGACGGAAAAACAGGATTGAGTGCTTTGGGGGATGCTCCTTATGCATGGCTAGTGAATATCGATCATTTGTACTTAGTAAATGAACGTCTGGATATCGGAGAGCAACCTATCCATCCTCATGGTCATGGCTGGCCGATTACAAGTAATATCGAAGAGTGGAAATGGATGGAACAAAAGAAATGA
- a CDS encoding ABC transporter permease, with amino-acid sequence MQLRWIRFLVMKILRLASLLIAVSVISFWLVSLSPVDPIQAYIGADMLRVGTEQRQAIASYWGLDLPPMERFIRWAAALLHGDLGTSMIYRQPVAEVIHERFSNSFWLMASSWILSGIIGFVSGVIAAMKKDTWVDKMITWYCYTLVSTPTFWIGLMLLIIFAVWLGWLPVGLGVPAGVLAEQVTIEDRLRHMVLPMLTLSIVGIAPIALHTRQKLIDVLTSEYVRFAIARGEQGLGLVLRHGLRNIALPAISLQFASFSELFGGAVLAEQVFSYPGLGQATVEAGLRGDVPLLLGLVLFSTLFVFIGNGLADFLYQIVDPRLRGGGRA; translated from the coding sequence ATGCAGCTCCGTTGGATTCGTTTTTTAGTAATGAAAATACTTCGTCTTGCCAGTTTGTTAATAGCTGTAAGCGTAATATCGTTTTGGCTAGTCAGCTTATCGCCTGTGGATCCGATCCAAGCATATATTGGTGCAGATATGCTGAGAGTAGGAACTGAACAACGCCAGGCGATCGCTTCTTATTGGGGGCTTGACCTTCCTCCTATGGAACGTTTTATCCGTTGGGCTGCCGCGTTGCTTCATGGCGATTTAGGCACTTCTATGATTTATCGTCAGCCTGTTGCAGAAGTGATTCATGAGCGATTTTCGAACTCTTTTTGGTTAATGGCATCATCTTGGATTTTATCGGGGATCATCGGATTTGTTTCCGGTGTTATTGCAGCAATGAAAAAAGATACTTGGGTCGACAAAATGATTACATGGTATTGCTATACATTAGTCTCAACCCCAACATTTTGGATAGGATTAATGTTGTTAATCATTTTTGCAGTATGGCTCGGATGGTTGCCGGTTGGACTCGGCGTACCGGCAGGTGTGCTTGCAGAACAGGTAACTATTGAAGATAGACTTCGTCATATGGTGCTTCCTATGTTGACGCTCAGTATAGTTGGCATTGCCCCGATCGCTTTGCATACTAGGCAAAAATTAATTGACGTGCTGACTAGCGAATATGTGCGATTTGCAATCGCAAGGGGAGAACAGGGATTAGGGCTTGTTTTAAGGCATGGTTTGAGAAACATCGCCCTCCCTGCCATCAGCTTACAATTTGCTTCTTTTAGTGAATTATTTGGCGGAGCAGTATTGGCCGAACAGGTTTTTTCGTATCCTGGGCTTGGACAAGCAACCGTAGAGGCAGGTCTTCGGGGAGATGTCCCTTTGTTATTGGGGCTTGTTTTGTTCAGCACACTATTTGTATTTATCGGGAACGGGCTTGCTGATTTCCTTTATCAAATAGTTGATCCCCGCCTCCGTGGAGGAGGTAGAGCATGA
- a CDS encoding ABC transporter permease, which produces MMMERKIKRFTKWKFPVYLNRRQRALLSVFFAVCLLVAVGIGGTLLESRAISTSLTERNVPPSFEHPFGTDWLGRDMFARTISGLVLSIQVGLIGAASSVLIALSLGLAAATWGRTADRIISWLIDLFLSLPHLVTMILIAFVSGGGMKGVILGVALTHWTSLARVIRAEVLQLKSAEFVQVSRRLGKSRWWVASRHIFPHLIPQLLVGLLLLFPHAILHEASITFLGLGLSPHQPAIGIILSESMRYLSTGMWWLTVLPGLALLTVVRAFDRIGDHLHLMLDPHRSQE; this is translated from the coding sequence ATGATGATGGAGCGAAAAATCAAGCGGTTTACGAAATGGAAATTCCCGGTTTATTTGAACCGAAGGCAGCGCGCATTATTGTCAGTTTTTTTTGCGGTTTGTTTGCTTGTTGCCGTTGGAATCGGAGGGACTCTTTTAGAATCACGCGCGATCTCTACAAGTTTAACGGAACGAAATGTTCCTCCATCGTTTGAACATCCGTTTGGTACTGATTGGCTGGGCCGCGATATGTTTGCCCGCACGATTTCAGGACTTGTTTTAAGCATCCAAGTGGGCTTGATCGGTGCGGCAAGCAGTGTGCTCATTGCTCTTAGCCTTGGGTTGGCAGCCGCGACATGGGGAAGAACAGCGGATCGAATTATTTCATGGCTCATCGATTTATTTTTAAGCCTTCCACATTTAGTAACCATGATTTTAATCGCATTCGTTAGCGGCGGAGGAATGAAAGGTGTCATTTTAGGGGTTGCGCTAACTCATTGGACAAGCTTGGCGCGAGTCATTCGGGCGGAAGTCCTGCAGCTTAAATCGGCAGAATTTGTCCAGGTTTCTCGCCGTTTAGGAAAATCTAGATGGTGGGTAGCGTCTCGGCACATTTTCCCGCACCTTATTCCTCAGTTATTGGTTGGCTTGTTACTTTTGTTCCCGCATGCCATATTACATGAAGCATCTATTACATTTCTCGGTCTTGGCTTATCACCACACCAACCTGCGATCGGCATCATTTTATCCGAATCGATGCGTTATTTGTCAACAGGCATGTGGTGGCTGACGGTACTTCCAGGATTAGCATTGTTAACCGTTGTTAGGGCTTTTGACCGAATCGGCGATCATTTACATCTAATGCTCGATCCGCATCGCTCACAGGAATAG
- a CDS encoding ABC transporter ATP-binding protein yields MAILEVENLSVSFLRYTGMFKQQTIRVIEDLHLSINKGEMMAVVGASGSGKSLLAHAILGILPENAQMSGMIRYCGETLDPVKQAALRGREIAFVPQSVNSLDPLMRVGAQVRMTAKGKDPIAKQREVFQRYRLPENVERMYPFQLSGGMARKVLLATATVSDAQVIVADEPTSGMHADDVKEALQQLKELTNQGCAVLLITHDVEAALETAHRVAVFFAGTIVEIAPSADFSGDGERLRHPYSRALWSALPQNKFMPISGVQPHPNEVREGCLFAEHCPLTTIDCKNKRPEMRELREGMVRCHHAT; encoded by the coding sequence TTGGCCATCTTAGAAGTAGAAAATTTGTCTGTTTCATTTTTGCGGTATACTGGCATGTTCAAACAGCAGACCATTCGGGTAATCGAAGACCTACACTTGTCTATTAATAAAGGAGAAATGATGGCGGTTGTCGGGGCAAGCGGCTCAGGAAAAAGCTTGCTTGCCCATGCCATTTTAGGCATTCTTCCAGAAAATGCCCAAATGTCGGGAATGATCCGGTATTGCGGGGAAACGCTTGATCCGGTTAAACAAGCTGCTTTACGAGGACGAGAAATTGCTTTTGTTCCTCAATCTGTTAACTCCCTTGATCCGCTAATGCGGGTAGGGGCACAAGTAAGAATGACCGCAAAAGGCAAAGACCCAATAGCAAAGCAGCGCGAAGTGTTTCAACGCTACCGTTTGCCCGAAAACGTTGAACGAATGTATCCGTTTCAATTATCAGGGGGAATGGCGCGAAAGGTGTTATTAGCCACTGCAACAGTAAGTGATGCTCAGGTGATTGTTGCTGATGAACCTACTTCAGGTATGCATGCGGATGATGTTAAAGAAGCGTTACAGCAATTGAAGGAGCTTACAAATCAAGGTTGTGCCGTACTCCTTATTACCCATGATGTGGAAGCCGCATTAGAAACTGCACATCGAGTCGCCGTCTTCTTTGCGGGAACTATTGTAGAAATTGCCCCTTCTGCTGATTTTTCCGGGGATGGAGAACGGCTCAGACATCCATACAGCCGGGCATTATGGAGTGCATTGCCCCAAAATAAATTCATGCCGATCTCTGGAGTTCAGCCCCATCCCAATGAAGTTCGTGAGGGCTGTTTGTTCGCAGAGCACTGTCCGTTAACAACCATAGATTGTAAAAATAAAAGGCCGGAAATGCGTGAATTGCGTGAAGGGATGGTGCGATGCCATCATGCTACTTGA
- a CDS encoding ABC transporter ATP-binding protein encodes MLLEGKDLSFRYHHGPWLFREIDVAIRTGEVVGLLGQNGCGKTTLGRILAGYDNPIKGKVLMNGLPLPGHGYCPVQMIFQHPERAVNPRWRLSKTITEGWVPDNDLLEKFNVRKEWLDRWPNELSGGELQRICIVRALGPQTRFLIADEITAMLDAITQARIFHSLLQIVRERNLGMLVISHDRHLIKRICDRIIFWENLVH; translated from the coding sequence ATGCTACTTGAAGGCAAAGATCTTAGTTTTCGTTATCATCATGGTCCTTGGCTATTTCGGGAAATCGATGTGGCGATTCGCACAGGTGAAGTCGTTGGATTGCTTGGGCAGAACGGGTGCGGCAAAACAACGCTTGGGCGCATTTTGGCAGGGTATGACAATCCAATCAAAGGCAAAGTTTTAATGAACGGGCTTCCATTACCCGGCCACGGATACTGTCCGGTGCAAATGATATTTCAACATCCTGAACGGGCAGTAAATCCCCGCTGGCGCCTGTCCAAAACGATTACCGAGGGATGGGTGCCAGATAACGATTTATTAGAAAAATTTAATGTTCGAAAAGAATGGCTGGACCGGTGGCCAAACGAACTATCCGGCGGTGAGCTGCAACGAATTTGCATTGTTCGCGCATTAGGCCCTCAAACCCGTTTTCTTATAGCTGATGAAATAACTGCGATGTTAGATGCAATTACACAAGCGCGGATATTTCATTCCTTACTTCAAATTGTGAGGGAACGAAATCTGGGGATGCTCGTCATTAGCCATGACCGTCATTTGATAAAGCGGATTTGCGACAGGATCATTTTTTGGGAAAATTTAGTGCATTGA
- a CDS encoding DUF1641 domain-containing protein — translation MAKPITAIQKQTLTEEEKREKAIEELKTSLTEKEEAIAELLAIMEELHHSGILEAVNAMLKAREDIAKIVIGQANRKPVTTVINHVIGMAQLLANLDPQLTAKLLESTTSGVAEAYKHTKETEGKIGIFDLFKSLNDPDINRAIRFILSVLKEIGKRLNDE, via the coding sequence GTGGCTAAACCGATTACTGCCATTCAAAAACAAACGCTCACTGAAGAAGAAAAGCGGGAAAAAGCAATTGAAGAACTAAAAACTTCGCTAACGGAAAAAGAAGAAGCCATCGCTGAGCTGCTTGCTATTATGGAAGAACTCCATCATAGCGGCATTCTCGAAGCAGTAAACGCGATGTTGAAAGCGAGAGAGGACATCGCGAAAATCGTCATCGGCCAAGCAAACCGCAAACCGGTGACAACGGTCATTAATCATGTGATCGGAATGGCGCAGCTGCTTGCCAATCTCGATCCGCAATTAACGGCTAAATTATTGGAAAGCACCACTTCTGGTGTTGCCGAAGCGTATAAACACACGAAAGAGACAGAGGGGAAAATTGGCATTTTCGATCTTTTCAAATCGCTGAATGATCCTGACATCAACCGGGCGATCCGCTTCATTCTTTCCGTATTAAAAGAAATTGGAAAAAGGCTTAACGACGAATAA
- the fdhF gene encoding formate dehydrogenase subunit alpha: MNEQLITITINGTDYNAKQGMTILEIVNENGIPHPQVCYTPELGAIQTCDTCIVEVDGKLVRACSTPAENGMNVELASARAKAAQKEAMDRILENHLLYCTVCDNNNGNCKLHNTAELMGIEHQSYPYRPKVDPSEVDMSHPFYRYDPNQCIACGQCVEVCQNLQVNETLSIDWEAERPRVIWDNGVPINESSCVSCGQCVTVCPCNALMEKSMLGEAGFMTGLDQEILNPMINFVKEVEPNYTSIFAVSEIEAAMRKQRIKKTKTVCTFCGVGCSFEVWTKGRKILKIQPVSEAPVNAISTCVKGKFGWDFVNSEARLTKPLIRKGDTFVESTWEEALSLVAEKLGEIKQKYGGNAIGFISSSKISNEENYLMQKLARQVFETNNVDNCSRYCQSPATDGLFRTVGMGGDSGTIHDIASAGLVIIIGANPAEGHPVLATRVKRAHKLFGQKLIVADLRKNEMAERADLFIRPKQGTDQVWLMAVTKYIIDQGWHDEKFIRERVHFFDEFKQVLEKYTLDYAEEVTGVAKEDLIRIAEMIHEADGTCVLWGMGVTQNTGGSDTSAAISNLLLATGNYGRPGAGAFPLRGHNNVQGACDMGSLPGWLPGYQHITDDIARAKFEKAYGVRIDGKPGLDNIQMIEAAEQGKLKAMYIVGEDMAFVDCNANHVQKVLSELDFLVVQDIFLSKTAQFADVVLPATPSLEKEGTFTNTERRIQRFYQALEPLGDSKPDWWIIQEIAKRLGADWNYAGPKEIMDEIASLAPLFSQAQYENLEGWNSLCWGSYDGAHTPILYKERFNFPDGKARFALADWVQPTEYPEEYDLLVNNGRLLEHFHEGNLTYKSQGILKKFPEVFVEVSPELAKERGIKDGSLVRLESPFGHVKVRVLVTDRVKGKELFLPMHSATNESAINILTGPATDHRTNTPAFKQTKVRMQVLEVEGTPPLPRTNPRFKKRNPRKGVEVERKWRRPDYVPLTDKWKEAEPRG, translated from the coding sequence ATGAACGAACAGTTGATAACGATTACAATAAACGGAACGGATTACAATGCCAAACAAGGAATGACGATTTTAGAAATCGTTAACGAAAACGGCATTCCGCATCCGCAAGTTTGCTATACTCCTGAACTTGGAGCCATTCAGACCTGTGATACGTGCATCGTCGAGGTAGACGGAAAATTAGTGCGCGCCTGTTCGACCCCTGCAGAAAACGGGATGAATGTCGAACTAGCTTCAGCACGGGCGAAAGCAGCGCAAAAAGAAGCAATGGACCGCATTTTAGAAAACCACTTATTATATTGTACTGTATGTGACAACAATAACGGGAACTGCAAACTGCATAATACGGCGGAATTGATGGGAATTGAGCACCAGTCGTATCCATATCGCCCAAAAGTGGATCCATCGGAAGTCGATATGTCCCATCCGTTCTATCGTTATGATCCAAACCAATGCATCGCCTGCGGACAATGTGTCGAAGTATGTCAAAACTTGCAAGTAAACGAAACGTTATCGATCGACTGGGAGGCGGAACGTCCTCGCGTCATTTGGGACAACGGTGTTCCGATCAATGAATCTTCCTGTGTCAGCTGTGGACAGTGCGTCACCGTTTGTCCATGCAATGCGTTAATGGAAAAATCGATGCTAGGCGAAGCCGGGTTTATGACTGGATTAGACCAAGAAATCTTAAATCCGATGATCAATTTTGTCAAAGAAGTGGAGCCGAACTACACGAGCATTTTTGCCGTTTCCGAAATCGAAGCGGCGATGCGGAAACAGCGCATCAAAAAGACGAAAACGGTTTGCACGTTCTGCGGTGTTGGCTGTTCGTTTGAAGTCTGGACAAAAGGACGGAAGATTTTGAAAATCCAGCCTGTCTCCGAAGCGCCGGTCAATGCGATTTCCACATGTGTTAAAGGAAAATTCGGCTGGGATTTCGTCAACAGCGAAGCACGCCTTACAAAACCGCTCATCCGCAAAGGTGATACGTTTGTAGAGTCAACGTGGGAAGAAGCGCTTTCGCTTGTTGCGGAAAAACTTGGCGAAATTAAGCAAAAATACGGCGGCAATGCCATTGGCTTTATTTCATCATCAAAAATATCTAATGAAGAAAACTATTTAATGCAAAAATTGGCCCGGCAAGTGTTTGAAACGAACAATGTCGACAACTGTTCACGCTATTGCCAATCTCCGGCAACCGACGGATTGTTCCGCACAGTAGGAATGGGCGGCGATTCCGGAACGATTCATGATATCGCATCAGCTGGGCTTGTCATTATTATCGGCGCTAACCCAGCAGAAGGTCACCCTGTTTTAGCGACCCGCGTCAAACGCGCCCACAAACTGTTCGGCCAAAAACTAATTGTTGCCGACTTGCGCAAAAACGAAATGGCAGAACGCGCCGATCTATTTATCAGACCAAAACAAGGCACTGACCAAGTATGGTTGATGGCGGTCACGAAATATATCATCGACCAAGGATGGCACGACGAAAAATTCATTCGCGAACGCGTTCATTTCTTCGACGAATTCAAACAAGTGCTTGAAAAATATACGCTCGATTACGCAGAAGAAGTAACAGGAGTTGCGAAAGAAGACTTGATTCGCATCGCTGAAATGATCCATGAAGCGGATGGCACGTGCGTCCTGTGGGGAATGGGAGTCACGCAAAACACGGGAGGAAGCGATACATCTGCAGCCATCTCGAACTTATTGCTCGCAACCGGCAACTACGGCCGCCCAGGCGCCGGAGCGTTCCCGCTGCGCGGTCATAACAATGTGCAAGGCGCTTGTGATATGGGCTCGCTCCCTGGCTGGCTCCCAGGATACCAACATATTACAGATGACATCGCGCGGGCTAAATTTGAAAAAGCATACGGTGTCCGCATCGATGGAAAACCAGGGCTTGACAACATTCAAATGATTGAGGCTGCTGAACAAGGAAAATTAAAAGCAATGTATATCGTCGGTGAAGATATGGCGTTTGTCGACTGCAACGCCAATCATGTCCAAAAAGTGCTTTCCGAATTAGACTTCTTAGTAGTACAAGACATTTTCCTATCGAAAACAGCTCAGTTTGCTGATGTTGTTTTGCCAGCAACACCAAGCTTAGAAAAAGAAGGAACGTTTACCAATACGGAACGCCGCATTCAACGTTTTTACCAAGCGCTTGAGCCGCTTGGTGATTCAAAGCCAGACTGGTGGATTATTCAAGAAATTGCAAAACGGCTGGGCGCTGATTGGAACTACGCCGGTCCAAAAGAAATTATGGATGAAATTGCAAGCCTCGCGCCACTATTCTCGCAAGCGCAATATGAAAACTTGGAAGGATGGAACAGCCTCTGCTGGGGCAGCTATGACGGTGCGCATACACCAATTCTTTATAAAGAACGCTTCAACTTCCCGGATGGAAAAGCACGCTTTGCGCTTGCCGATTGGGTGCAACCGACAGAATATCCGGAAGAATATGACTTGCTTGTCAATAACGGGCGGTTGCTTGAACATTTCCATGAAGGAAATTTAACATACAAATCGCAAGGCATTCTGAAAAAATTCCCGGAAGTGTTCGTCGAAGTATCGCCGGAACTTGCGAAAGAACGCGGCATCAAAGACGGCTCGCTCGTTCGTTTAGAATCGCCATTCGGCCACGTGAAAGTGCGCGTGCTCGTCACAGACCGCGTCAAAGGAAAAGAATTGTTCCTGCCAATGCACTCGGCGACGAACGAAAGCGCCATTAACATCCTTACCGGCCCTGCGACGGACCATCGCACCAACACGCCGGCATTCAAACAAACAAAAGTACGGATGCAAGTGTTAGAAGTCGAGGGCACGCCTCCGCTTCCGCGCACAAATCCGCGCTTTAAAAAGCGGAATCCGCGTAAAGGCGTCGAAGTCGAACGAAAATGGCGGCGCCCGGATTACGTTCCTCTAACGGATAAATGGAAGGAGGCAGAGCCGCGTGGCTAA
- a CDS encoding DUF2294 domain-containing protein, which produces MSRKEAAFNDLVRKVRKQLFGKGPERIKTYFIDNLAVTILQGNLTPTEKFIARSPEGKEMVHTARTRMIQEVYAQKVPEGLEELAGSKLLYLFNDIKVEEDIAVSVFIFEKPIKEH; this is translated from the coding sequence ATGTCGAGAAAAGAAGCGGCATTTAACGATTTGGTGAGAAAAGTCCGCAAACAACTGTTTGGAAAAGGACCGGAACGGATTAAAACATATTTCATCGACAATCTCGCTGTTACCATATTGCAAGGAAATTTAACGCCGACGGAAAAATTTATTGCGAGATCGCCAGAAGGAAAAGAAATGGTGCATACCGCCCGCACGCGGATGATACAAGAAGTATATGCGCAAAAAGTGCCGGAAGGCCTTGAAGAACTGGCAGGGTCCAAACTGCTCTATTTATTTAACGATATTAAGGTGGAAGAAGATATTGCTGTCTCTGTATTTATATTTGAAAAACCAATTAAAGAACATTAA
- the fdhD gene encoding formate dehydrogenase accessory sulfurtransferase FdhD has product MEPSVMRQQKIIKYRNEHFEQIDDEIAVEFPLTIVVDGQEFATMVCTPTHLEELVIGFLASEGLIRSSQEIKAISVDEHRGFAYIELVTKQSIQKEFYAKRFIGSCCGKSRQFYFYNDMKTAKTIVHSTSVHVEQCFRLMRSLQERSTDFQATGGIHNAALCTPDELVIVRSDIGRHNTLDKIYGYCLQHDLPLSDKLIVFSGRVSSEVLLKVSKMGIGIILSKSAPTTLALELANDLGITVVGFIRGNTFNVYTHPNKIIGLQEKTLPSNL; this is encoded by the coding sequence ATGGAGCCGTCAGTGATGCGGCAGCAAAAAATCATTAAGTATCGCAACGAACATTTTGAACAGATCGATGATGAAATCGCTGTGGAATTTCCGCTTACTATTGTTGTTGATGGACAGGAATTTGCGACAATGGTATGCACGCCGACCCATTTAGAAGAGTTGGTTATCGGATTTTTGGCTTCAGAAGGGCTGATCCGTTCTAGCCAAGAGATAAAGGCGATATCTGTGGATGAACATCGCGGTTTTGCCTACATCGAGCTTGTCACAAAACAGTCCATCCAAAAAGAATTTTACGCAAAACGGTTTATCGGATCGTGCTGTGGAAAAAGCAGACAATTTTACTTTTATAATGATATGAAAACGGCAAAAACGATTGTACACAGCACGAGTGTTCATGTGGAACAATGTTTTCGCTTAATGCGGTCGTTGCAAGAAAGATCGACTGATTTTCAAGCGACTGGCGGCATTCATAACGCAGCGCTTTGCACACCGGATGAACTTGTCATCGTTCGCTCTGACATTGGCAGACATAATACGTTAGACAAAATTTACGGATATTGTTTGCAGCACGACTTGCCGTTATCGGACAAATTGATCGTGTTTAGCGGAAGAGTGTCATCGGAAGTGTTGTTAAAAGTTTCGAAGATGGGGATAGGCATTATTTTATCGAAATCCGCGCCAACGACGCTGGCACTCGAATTAGCGAACGATTTAGGCATTACCGTTGTTGGGTTTATTCGGGGCAATACGTTTAACGTATATACACATCCCAATAAAATAATAGGATTACAAGAAAAAACATTACCGTCTAATCTTTAA